Proteins encoded by one window of Streptomyces sp. LX-29:
- a CDS encoding methylaspartate mutase: MTDAPAGPEELPSLRESVAYIGRLGKPTAAEVLDLAQATGRVALQPRCGVGGHREMAALLAELEREGRPDILTLTIDAHTRLLRWEHAERALRADPLGLNGYPLVTHGWRRGRELNESVSVPLEIRHGSPDPRALFATSVAAGITSFEGGGISYNLPYSKDVPLAHSLAAWAEVDAACGELARLGTVVDRELFGTLTAVLVPPSISLAISVLEAVAATAEGVRCVSVSYPQSGHLAQDVAALRAIPELAGRYLPAGVRTHAVLHEFMGVFPRERHHAEELIFYGALTARLGGASKMITKTYQEAHGIPDAAANVAGLRLAGIANSQLLDFVTVDEEAVSEEQRWICREVAEIVEPVLAAPRLHSAIVTAFAEGRLDIPFSASRHAHSAIIPRRDPSGAIRYHSHGRLPLSPASVARNQRLLAAGPGAAPGATPGGDLFQALRFDIDYFPHLFSEAGDGGSAR, from the coding sequence ATGACCGACGCACCGGCCGGGCCGGAAGAGCTGCCCTCCCTCCGGGAGTCGGTCGCCTACATCGGCCGGTTGGGCAAGCCGACCGCCGCCGAGGTGCTGGACCTCGCGCAGGCGACGGGCCGGGTGGCGCTCCAGCCGCGCTGCGGCGTCGGCGGCCACCGGGAGATGGCGGCGCTCCTGGCCGAGTTGGAACGCGAGGGCCGCCCGGACATCCTGACCCTGACCATCGACGCGCACACCCGGCTGCTCCGCTGGGAGCACGCCGAGCGGGCGCTGCGCGCCGACCCGCTCGGGCTGAACGGCTATCCGCTGGTCACCCACGGCTGGCGGCGGGGCCGGGAGCTGAACGAGAGCGTGTCGGTGCCGCTGGAGATCCGACATGGCTCGCCGGACCCGCGCGCCCTGTTCGCCACCTCGGTGGCCGCCGGCATCACCTCCTTCGAGGGCGGCGGGATCTCGTACAACCTGCCGTACTCCAAGGACGTGCCGCTGGCGCACTCGCTGGCCGCCTGGGCCGAGGTGGACGCGGCCTGCGGCGAGTTGGCGCGGCTGGGCACCGTGGTGGACCGGGAGCTGTTCGGCACGCTGACCGCGGTGCTCGTGCCGCCGTCGATCTCGCTGGCGATCAGCGTGCTGGAGGCGGTCGCGGCGACGGCCGAGGGCGTGCGCTGCGTCTCCGTCTCGTATCCGCAGAGCGGCCATCTCGCCCAGGACGTGGCGGCGCTGCGCGCCATCCCCGAGCTGGCCGGCCGCTATCTGCCGGCAGGGGTGCGCACCCACGCGGTGCTCCACGAGTTCATGGGGGTCTTCCCCAGGGAACGGCACCACGCCGAGGAGCTGATCTTCTACGGGGCGTTGACCGCCCGGCTCGGCGGCGCCTCCAAGATGATCACCAAGACGTACCAGGAGGCGCACGGCATCCCGGACGCGGCGGCCAACGTGGCCGGGCTGCGGCTGGCGGGCATCGCCAACTCCCAGCTGTTGGACTTCGTCACGGTCGACGAGGAGGCGGTGTCCGAGGAGCAGCGGTGGATCTGCCGGGAGGTCGCGGAGATCGTCGAGCCGGTGCTGGCCGCCCCGCGGCTGCACAGCGCCATCGTCACCGCGTTCGCCGAGGGCCGCCTCGACATCCCGTTCAGCGCCAGCCGGCACGCCCACTCGGCGATCATCCCGCGGCGGGACCCGAGCGGGGCGATCCGCTACCACTCGCACGGTCGGCTGCCGCTGTCGCCGGCCAGCGTGGCACGCAACCAGCGGCTGTTGGCGGCCGGGCCCGGCGCCGCCCCGGGCGCCACCCCCGGCGGCGACCTCTTCCAGGCGCTGCGGTTCGACATCGACTACTTCCCCCACCTGTTCAGCGAAGCCGGAGACGGCGGGTCGGCGCGGTGA
- a CDS encoding cobalamin-dependent protein (Presence of a B(12) (cobalamin)-binding domain implies dependence on cobalamin itself, in one of its several forms, or in some unusual lineages, dependence on a cobalamin-like analog.): protein MTMSATPDSPERLVILGVAASDAHAVANHLIAHSLRADGFTVINLGTCTPVAEFADACARHPEAEAVIIGSLNGQIHADLHDLADAKRAGRIRCPVIVGGNLSVGSVKQDSAIDRLYALGVDHVLDSPSQLTPLLDTLRPAVTPVGAGAGAAVRALAGAAAR from the coding sequence ATGACCATGTCCGCCACCCCCGACTCCCCCGAACGCCTGGTGATCCTGGGCGTCGCGGCCAGCGACGCGCACGCCGTCGCCAACCATCTGATCGCCCACTCGCTGCGCGCCGACGGCTTCACCGTCATCAACCTGGGCACCTGCACCCCGGTCGCCGAGTTCGCGGACGCCTGCGCGCGCCACCCCGAGGCGGAGGCCGTCATCATCGGCAGCCTCAACGGTCAGATCCACGCGGATCTGCACGACCTGGCGGACGCCAAGCGGGCGGGACGGATCCGCTGCCCCGTGATCGTCGGCGGCAACCTCTCGGTCGGCAGCGTCAAGCAGGATTCCGCGATCGACCGGCTGTACGCGCTGGGCGTCGACCATGTGCTGGACAGTCCTTCGCAGCTGACCCCGCTGCTGGACACCCTGCGACCCGCCGTCACCCCGGTCGGGGCGGGCGCCGGTGCCGCCGTCCGCGCGCTGGCCGGTGCCGCGGCCCGATGA
- a CDS encoding fatty acid desaturase, with protein sequence MSTADATRESMRVLPGPLQLPLTFLTGKPLAGQRPVNLSPGFHLTTAVLSMLAGIALSSSALVLGGGWLPLLVPGWAMTLHGQRNLRMMIYHQCSHRNMFGRRRLDAAIGYAVSSLLVIQNFERYSKEHVADHHAVHHMTLRDPTVQAFLVSLDLHPGMTRRQMWRRVLLKLVSPRFHLAFAVARVRSFWKNSARAEKVLAPLLYGALAVAAVWTGLVVPVLVVWFLPLIFFYQISNTLRLCVKHTFPAPDATVRRGKEYFASLTNAIFIGEPAPAPGLSAGRATAAWTRWTLRMTLVHFPTRYLVLTGDTVVHDYHHRYPASRQWYDYVFVRQQDIADGHRGWPPYTAEWGLVAAINRVFDSLSVADSEEFDIARLRSVSRRELFAAFDD encoded by the coding sequence ATGTCGACCGCGGATGCCACACGCGAGTCCATGCGGGTCTTACCCGGCCCGCTCCAGTTACCCCTCACCTTCCTGACCGGCAAACCGCTGGCGGGCCAGCGTCCTGTCAACCTGTCGCCCGGATTCCACCTGACAACGGCCGTCCTGAGCATGCTGGCCGGCATCGCGCTCTCCAGCTCCGCGCTCGTGCTCGGCGGCGGCTGGCTGCCGCTCCTGGTCCCCGGCTGGGCGATGACCCTGCACGGCCAGCGCAACCTGCGCATGATGATCTATCACCAGTGCTCGCACCGGAACATGTTCGGCCGCCGCCGACTGGACGCCGCCATCGGCTACGCCGTCTCCAGCCTGCTGGTCATCCAGAACTTCGAGCGCTACAGCAAGGAGCACGTGGCCGACCACCACGCCGTGCACCACATGACCCTGCGCGACCCGACCGTGCAGGCGTTCCTGGTCAGCCTGGACCTGCATCCCGGGATGACGCGTCGACAGATGTGGCGCAGGGTGCTGCTCAAGCTGGTCTCCCCGCGCTTCCACCTGGCCTTCGCGGTGGCGCGCGTGCGCTCCTTCTGGAAGAACTCCGCCCGCGCCGAGAAGGTCCTGGCGCCCCTGCTCTACGGAGCGCTCGCCGTCGCCGCCGTATGGACCGGTCTCGTCGTACCGGTGCTGGTGGTCTGGTTTCTGCCGCTGATCTTCTTCTACCAGATCAGCAACACCCTCCGGCTGTGCGTCAAGCACACCTTCCCGGCGCCCGACGCCACCGTCCGGCGCGGCAAGGAGTACTTCGCCAGCCTCACCAACGCCATCTTCATCGGCGAACCCGCCCCCGCGCCCGGGCTCTCGGCGGGGCGCGCGACGGCCGCCTGGACGCGCTGGACGCTCCGCATGACCCTGGTGCACTTCCCCACCCGCTACCTGGTGCTCACCGGGGACACCGTGGTGCACGACTACCACCACCGCTATCCGGCCAGCCGCCAGTGGTACGACTACGTCTTCGTGCGCCAGCAGGACATCGCCGACGGCCATCGCGGCTGGCCCCCGTACACCGCGGAGTGGGGCCTGGTGGCCGCCATCAACCGGGTCTTCGACTCGCTGTCGGTGGCCGACTCCGAGGAGTTCGACATCGCCCGGCTCCGGTCGGTCAGCCGCCGCGAGCTGTTCGCCGCCTTCGACGACTGA